A window from Carbonactinospora thermoautotrophica encodes these proteins:
- a CDS encoding LLM class F420-dependent oxidoreductase, with protein sequence MKLRIFTEPQQGASYDTLLRVAKAAEDLGFDAFFRSDHYLAMGGDGLPGPTDAWITLAGLARETSRIRLGVLVTAATFRYPGVLAIQVAQVDQMSGGRVEMGLGTGWYEEEHTAYGIPFPPLAERFARLEEQLRIITGLWRTPVGETFDFEGEYYRLSGSPALPKPVQRPHPPVLLGGKGATRTPRLAARYADEFNVPFEPLEVNRDRFTRVRQACAELGRDPDEIVYSSTLVVCVGKDDAEVARRAANIGRQVEELKQNGLAGSPAEVVDKIGRYAEAGAERIYLQVLDLDDLDHLELIASQVLSQVG encoded by the coding sequence GAGGACCTCGGATTCGACGCGTTCTTCCGCTCCGACCACTACCTGGCCATGGGCGGGGACGGGCTGCCCGGGCCGACCGACGCCTGGATCACGCTGGCGGGTCTGGCCCGCGAGACCTCCCGCATCCGGCTGGGCGTGCTCGTGACCGCGGCCACGTTCCGGTACCCGGGCGTGCTGGCCATCCAGGTCGCGCAGGTGGACCAGATGTCCGGCGGCCGGGTGGAGATGGGCCTGGGCACCGGGTGGTACGAGGAGGAGCACACCGCCTACGGCATCCCGTTCCCGCCGCTGGCCGAGCGGTTCGCCCGGTTGGAGGAGCAGTTGCGGATCATCACCGGGCTGTGGCGCACCCCGGTGGGGGAGACGTTCGACTTCGAGGGCGAGTACTACCGGCTGAGCGGCTCCCCGGCGCTGCCCAAGCCGGTCCAGCGGCCGCACCCGCCGGTGCTGCTCGGCGGCAAGGGGGCCACCCGCACCCCGCGACTCGCGGCCCGGTACGCGGACGAGTTCAACGTGCCGTTCGAGCCGCTGGAGGTGAACCGCGACCGGTTCACGCGCGTGCGCCAGGCATGCGCGGAGCTCGGCCGCGACCCGGACGAGATCGTCTACTCCAGCACGCTCGTGGTCTGCGTCGGCAAAGACGACGCCGAGGTGGCCCGGCGCGCGGCGAACATCGGCCGACAGGTCGAGGAGCTGAAGCAGAACGGCCTGGCCGGGTCGCCGGCCGAGGTCGTGGACAAGATCGGCCGGTACGCGGAGGCCGGCGCCGAGCGGATCTACCTCCAGGTGCTCGACCTGGACGACCTCGACCACCTGGAGTTGATCGCCTCCCAGGTGCTGTCGCAGGTGGGCTGA
- a CDS encoding DUF2510 domain-containing protein: protein MSKDSERTTGSDQLPPGWYPDPAGQPGMERYWDGQRWLLTTRPAGPPPMPPPGAPGWPPPGGFQPVKSRSRLPWRHRLTLWSLAGAATVAVLVLMMVAALVDQAAEPRYPDLSRWPPAAGGQPGGQPGSGGQLADESIGITYQMPPGWYPSSAGGTTGMSTGSYRCPDGKRSCVRGYVSSGVVTGDEPRTAAEIHGKAFSQGARETTVLQQGELTVDGHRAYYIRWRATPSNPAFATGITQIVVLDLGARTRQDKELGYLFFNFDTGHPEDPDPALIDQIVASVRFTGPPASPAPTP from the coding sequence GTGAGCAAGGACAGCGAGCGAACCACCGGCAGCGATCAGCTACCCCCGGGCTGGTACCCGGACCCGGCCGGGCAGCCCGGCATGGAGCGCTACTGGGACGGGCAGCGCTGGCTGCTGACCACCCGGCCGGCCGGCCCGCCGCCGATGCCGCCGCCCGGGGCCCCGGGTTGGCCTCCACCGGGCGGGTTCCAGCCGGTGAAGTCACGGTCGCGGCTCCCCTGGCGGCACCGTCTCACGCTGTGGTCGCTCGCCGGAGCGGCGACCGTGGCGGTGCTCGTCCTCATGATGGTGGCCGCGCTGGTGGATCAGGCCGCGGAACCCAGGTACCCGGACCTGAGCCGCTGGCCTCCCGCGGCCGGCGGGCAGCCGGGCGGCCAGCCCGGCTCTGGCGGGCAGCTCGCCGACGAGAGCATCGGGATCACCTACCAGATGCCGCCCGGCTGGTATCCGAGCTCCGCCGGCGGCACCACCGGCATGTCCACCGGCAGCTACCGGTGCCCGGACGGCAAGCGGAGCTGCGTACGCGGCTACGTGTCGAGCGGCGTCGTGACCGGGGATGAGCCGCGCACGGCCGCGGAGATCCACGGCAAGGCGTTCAGCCAGGGCGCGCGGGAGACGACCGTCCTCCAGCAGGGCGAGCTCACCGTCGACGGCCACCGGGCGTACTACATCCGCTGGCGGGCCACCCCGAGCAACCCGGCCTTCGCGACCGGCATCACCCAGATCGTCGTGCTCGACCTGGGCGCCCGCACCCGGCAGGACAAGGAACTGGGCTACCTGTTCTTCAACTTCGACACCGGCCACCCGGAGGACCCGGACCCGGCGCTGATCGACCAGATCGTCGCGTCCGTGCGGTTCACCGGCCCGCCCGCCTCCCCCGCCCCCACGCCGTGA
- a CDS encoding DUF2510 domain-containing protein, whose product MTEQAPPGWYPDPLGQPGSLRWWDGLRWSDATQPAPAPEAQLMTGETDLVGIWSTGIGEHLSGDGQGSSSSDRHDHAGFLGSGWLQDADTTTGTFGTAHLFGGEPGSLSQTPAQGMLGGQYPETGELRFEGYGAFPETGSYGLADRDPQPTGFPEEPADEPFAGGTSSAAFGSPTFERSASETSEPETSEPETGEPEASPARRPLVRWLAPAALVLATGLAGGVLFLSQREEQPKRAEAPITLHDAKTGISVTLPPGWRAEPGTPDTDAYRNKRPCPDNARETCFDGAVTVFFTTAQNIDEAAGSFRATLEKLAKDNKSSLRLVKQDSSPVGGHPARSLRFAEQSGQQNSHTQVTVIELGAQSKVIRQFAVIHLRTLDSAVPAPVIDQILRSVTVDRPSPSPSPSPSPSASPGSGSPSPRANS is encoded by the coding sequence GTGACCGAACAGGCTCCCCCGGGTTGGTACCCGGATCCGCTGGGTCAGCCCGGATCACTCCGGTGGTGGGACGGGCTGCGGTGGAGCGACGCCACGCAGCCCGCCCCCGCACCGGAGGCCCAGCTCATGACCGGTGAGACCGACTTGGTGGGGATCTGGTCCACCGGGATCGGCGAGCACCTGTCGGGCGACGGCCAAGGCAGCTCTTCGAGTGACCGTCACGACCACGCCGGCTTCCTCGGCTCCGGCTGGCTTCAGGACGCCGACACCACGACCGGTACGTTCGGGACGGCGCACCTGTTCGGCGGCGAACCAGGATCGCTCTCCCAGACGCCGGCGCAGGGCATGCTCGGCGGCCAGTACCCGGAGACCGGCGAACTGCGGTTCGAAGGGTACGGCGCTTTCCCCGAAACGGGCTCCTACGGTCTCGCGGACCGCGATCCGCAGCCGACTGGCTTTCCGGAGGAACCGGCCGACGAGCCGTTCGCCGGAGGCACGTCTTCGGCCGCGTTCGGATCGCCCACGTTCGAGCGGTCGGCGTCCGAGACGTCCGAACCGGAGACGTCCGAACCGGAGACGGGTGAGCCGGAGGCGTCACCGGCCAGACGCCCGCTGGTCCGCTGGCTCGCCCCGGCCGCCCTCGTCCTGGCCACGGGCCTGGCCGGCGGCGTGCTGTTTCTGTCCCAGCGGGAGGAGCAGCCGAAACGCGCGGAAGCACCGATCACGCTGCACGACGCCAAGACCGGGATCAGCGTCACGCTGCCGCCCGGCTGGCGGGCCGAGCCGGGCACGCCGGACACCGACGCGTACCGGAACAAGCGCCCCTGCCCGGACAACGCCCGGGAGACCTGCTTCGACGGCGCGGTGACCGTCTTCTTCACCACCGCCCAGAACATCGACGAGGCGGCCGGCTCGTTCCGCGCGACACTGGAGAAACTCGCCAAGGACAACAAGAGCTCGCTGCGGCTGGTCAAACAGGATTCCTCCCCGGTCGGCGGGCACCCGGCACGGTCGCTGCGATTCGCCGAGCAAAGCGGGCAGCAGAACTCCCACACCCAGGTCACGGTCATCGAACTGGGGGCGCAGAGCAAGGTGATCCGCCAGTTCGCGGTGATCCACCTGCGGACGCTGGACAGCGCCGTCCCGGCGCCGGTGATCGACCAGATCCTGCGCAGCGTCACGGTGGACCGGCCGTCCCCCAGCCCGTCCCCCAGCCCCTCCCCGAGCGCGTCGCCGGGCTCGGGGAGCCCGAGCCCGCGGGCGAATTCGTGA
- a CDS encoding DUF2510 domain-containing protein, with protein sequence MTQATPPGWYPDPSGQPNTLRWWDGTQWTAATQPAFSGPGAQGQAEAPSFGAPAQGGPQASGPDINATVQVSREDLARLRAQAQANPPDPDGLPRGNSPDINATVQVSREDLARLRAQAQVNPPDPDGLPRGNSPDINATVQVSREDLARLRAQAQANPPGPDRGEAGDTARQADPVQGGTVPDTPAGGGVFPGTPGAGAEQPTTVLPARGQAAPWQPAAPAAGFGFPPSAGQGTATGQPPFGAEAGSFSYQQQFGFPSAPVESAKSRTGLWIALGGGILALVLVVAGIVFFAIRDKGGGGESALANRPRMTDLASGVSVPLPEGFAQVSDQAANKSALIAEGKKAPCRDNPQAQCPYARIILSPDPYQTVQESVDNIKENLKKSDPQGRVAAEFEDERGLSIDGRQAHAVRYKIKALSAQGVNSVFQVVFIQVTPQKVMRVQIGWADETGLSPDLLDQITAAIRVGQPQSN encoded by the coding sequence GTGACTCAGGCGACTCCACCAGGTTGGTACCCAGACCCGTCCGGCCAGCCGAACACCCTCCGATGGTGGGACGGCACCCAGTGGACAGCGGCGACGCAGCCGGCCTTCAGCGGCCCGGGAGCGCAGGGCCAGGCCGAAGCGCCAAGCTTCGGCGCGCCCGCCCAGGGTGGTCCCCAAGCCAGCGGCCCGGACATCAACGCCACCGTCCAGGTCAGCCGCGAAGACCTCGCCCGGCTACGGGCCCAGGCACAGGCGAACCCACCCGACCCGGACGGCCTCCCACGAGGTAACAGCCCGGACATCAACGCCACCGTCCAAGTCAGCCGCGAAGACCTCGCCCGGCTACGGGCCCAGGCACAGGTAAACCCACCCGACCCGGACGGCCTCCCACGAGGTAACAGCCCGGACATCAACGCCACCGTCCAAGTCAGCCGCGAAGACCTCGCCCGGCTACGGGCCCAGGCACAGGCGAACCCACCCGGCCCGGACAGGGGTGAGGCCGGGGACACGGCCCGGCAGGCGGACCCCGTCCAGGGCGGCACGGTCCCGGACACGCCCGCAGGGGGCGGCGTCTTCCCCGGCACGCCGGGCGCCGGCGCCGAACAGCCGACCACGGTGCTGCCCGCCCGGGGACAGGCCGCGCCGTGGCAGCCCGCAGCGCCGGCGGCCGGGTTCGGCTTTCCGCCGAGCGCGGGCCAGGGAACGGCCACCGGCCAGCCGCCGTTCGGCGCGGAGGCCGGTTCCTTCTCGTACCAGCAGCAGTTCGGCTTCCCCTCGGCGCCGGTGGAGAGCGCCAAGAGCCGCACCGGCCTGTGGATCGCGCTCGGCGGGGGCATCCTGGCGCTCGTGCTGGTGGTCGCCGGCATCGTGTTCTTCGCGATCCGGGACAAGGGTGGCGGAGGGGAGAGCGCGCTCGCGAACCGTCCCCGCATGACGGACCTCGCGAGCGGCGTCTCGGTTCCGCTCCCGGAGGGCTTCGCACAGGTCTCCGACCAGGCCGCGAACAAGAGCGCGCTGATCGCCGAGGGCAAGAAGGCCCCCTGCCGGGACAATCCGCAGGCGCAGTGCCCGTACGCCCGGATCATCCTGAGCCCGGACCCGTACCAGACCGTCCAGGAGTCGGTCGACAACATCAAGGAGAACCTGAAGAAGTCCGACCCGCAGGGCCGGGTGGCCGCCGAGTTCGAGGACGAGCGCGGTCTGTCGATCGACGGTCGTCAGGCGCACGCGGTCCGGTACAAGATCAAGGCTCTCAGCGCCCAGGGCGTCAACTCGGTCTTCCAGGTCGTCTTCATCCAGGTCACCCCGCAGAAGGTGATGAGGGTCCAGATCGGCTGGGCGGATGAGACCGGCCTGAGCCCCGACCTGCTGGACCAGATCACCGCGGCCATCCGCGTCGGCCAACCGCAGTCGAACTAG
- a CDS encoding superoxide dismutase family protein codes for MNRSLVLVAVASASALVSGLLSTVTAQPAAAATTPATPHARPLVLQSGVFGPYAPGRKAVTYRPDLVPVGARAGVISITSTHGTLVMLAVHGLKPNRQYGAHVHTKPCGAKPADSGPHYQHVKDPVSPSVDPRYANPDNEVWLDFTTDATGTGVAVASQGWMFRPGEANSVVIHAEHTHTEPGHAGTAGERLACLTVPF; via the coding sequence ATGAACAGAAGCCTCGTGCTCGTCGCGGTGGCGTCGGCCTCCGCGCTGGTCTCGGGACTGCTCTCGACCGTCACCGCGCAGCCCGCCGCCGCGGCCACCACGCCGGCCACGCCGCATGCCCGTCCGCTGGTCCTCCAGTCCGGCGTGTTCGGGCCGTACGCGCCGGGACGCAAGGCCGTCACGTACCGGCCCGACCTGGTCCCCGTTGGCGCCCGCGCCGGCGTGATCAGCATCACCTCCACGCACGGAACCCTCGTGATGCTCGCGGTCCACGGGTTGAAGCCGAACCGGCAGTACGGCGCCCACGTGCACACCAAGCCGTGCGGGGCGAAGCCGGCTGACTCCGGGCCGCACTACCAGCACGTGAAGGACCCGGTGTCGCCCTCGGTCGACCCCAGGTACGCGAACCCGGACAACGAGGTGTGGCTCGACTTCACCACGGACGCCACCGGCACGGGGGTGGCCGTGGCCAGCCAGGGCTGGATGTTCCGGCCCGGCGAGGCCAACTCCGTGGTGATCCACGCCGAGCACACCCACACCGAGCCGGGCCACGCCGGAACCGCGGGCGAGCGCCTCGCCTGCCTCACCGTCCCCTTCTGA
- a CDS encoding aconitate hydratase, with protein sequence MSANSFNARSTLQVDDRSYEIFRLDAVEGADRLPYSLKVLLENLLRTEDGVNITADDIRALASWDPDAEPSKEIQFTPARVIMQDFTGVPAVVDLATMREAVRDLGGDPARINPLAPAELVIDHSVIADVFGAPDAFQRNVDLEYERNRERYQFLRWGQSAFREFRVVPPGTGIVHQVNIEYLARVVMVRDGRAYPDTCVGTDSHTTMVNGLGVLGWGVGGIEAEAAMLGQPVSMLIPRVVGFKLHGELPEGSTATDLVLTITEMLRRHGVVGKFVEFYGEGVSAVPLANRATIGNMSPEFGSTCAIFPIDEETIRYLRLTGRPEEQVALVEAYAKEQGLWHDPKREPRYSEYLELDLSTVVPSIAGPKRPQDRIELSVAKTAFRAALPDYVKADHNTNGLGGPVDEAVSESFPASDAPAYGHVENGEGKPRVDLTPVAGRPSKPVKVTLEDGTEFVLDHGAVVIAAITSCTNTSNPSVMIGAALLAKKAVEKGLARKPWVKTTLAPGSKVVMDYYERAGLTPYLEKLGFHLVGYGCTTCIGNSGPLPEVISKAVNENDLAVVSVLSGNRNFEGRINPDVKMNYLASPPLVVAYALTGTMDIDITSEPLGVGADGKPVYLSDIWPSSQEIQQVIDSCVASEMFTRDYADVFAGDERWRSLPTPTGDTFEWDPDSTYVRKPPYFEGMTPEPQPVKDITGARVLAKLGDSVTTDHISPAGSIKPDSPAGKYLLEHGVERKDFNSYGSRRGNHEVMIRGTFANIRLRNQLVPGVEGGYTRHFPDGEQTTIYDAAMRYQAEGVPLIVLAGKEYGSGSSRDWAAKGTMLLGVKAVLAESFERIHRSNLIGMGVLPLQFKEGENAETLGLTGEETYSITGVEVLNSGTTPREVTVTATTGSGDTKEFTAIVRIDTPGEADYYRHGGIMQYVLRSLLRG encoded by the coding sequence GTGTCCGCGAACAGCTTCAACGCCCGCAGCACGCTGCAGGTGGACGATCGCTCGTACGAGATCTTCCGCCTGGATGCGGTCGAGGGCGCCGACCGCCTGCCGTACAGCCTCAAGGTGCTGCTGGAGAACCTGCTGCGTACCGAGGACGGCGTCAACATCACCGCTGACGACATCCGCGCGTTGGCGAGCTGGGACCCGGACGCCGAGCCGAGCAAGGAGATCCAGTTCACGCCCGCGCGCGTCATCATGCAGGACTTCACCGGCGTGCCGGCGGTCGTCGACCTGGCCACCATGCGGGAAGCCGTCCGCGACCTCGGGGGCGACCCGGCGAGGATCAACCCGCTGGCACCTGCCGAGCTGGTCATCGACCACTCGGTGATCGCCGACGTGTTCGGCGCGCCGGACGCCTTCCAGCGCAACGTGGACCTGGAGTACGAGCGCAACCGGGAGCGCTACCAGTTCCTGCGCTGGGGCCAGAGCGCGTTCCGCGAGTTCAGGGTGGTCCCGCCCGGCACCGGCATCGTGCACCAGGTCAACATCGAGTACCTGGCGCGGGTGGTCATGGTCCGCGACGGGCGCGCGTACCCCGACACCTGTGTCGGCACCGACTCGCACACCACGATGGTCAACGGCCTCGGCGTGCTCGGCTGGGGCGTGGGCGGCATCGAGGCCGAGGCGGCCATGCTCGGCCAGCCGGTCAGCATGCTCATCCCGCGCGTGGTGGGCTTCAAGCTGCACGGCGAGCTGCCGGAGGGCTCGACCGCGACCGACCTGGTGCTGACGATCACCGAGATGCTCCGCAGGCACGGCGTGGTCGGCAAGTTCGTCGAGTTCTACGGCGAAGGCGTGAGCGCGGTGCCGCTGGCGAACCGGGCCACGATCGGCAACATGAGCCCGGAGTTCGGCTCCACCTGCGCGATCTTCCCGATCGACGAGGAGACGATCCGGTACCTGCGGCTCACCGGCCGTCCCGAGGAGCAGGTCGCGCTCGTCGAGGCGTACGCCAAGGAGCAGGGCCTGTGGCACGACCCGAAGCGGGAGCCGCGGTACTCCGAGTACCTGGAGCTGGACCTGTCCACGGTCGTCCCGTCGATCGCCGGCCCGAAGCGCCCGCAGGACCGCATCGAGCTGTCCGTGGCCAAGACCGCGTTCCGGGCCGCGCTGCCGGACTACGTGAAGGCCGACCACAACACCAACGGGCTCGGCGGTCCGGTGGACGAGGCGGTCTCCGAGTCCTTCCCGGCGTCCGACGCGCCCGCGTACGGGCACGTCGAGAACGGCGAGGGCAAGCCGCGGGTCGACCTCACCCCGGTGGCGGGCCGGCCCAGCAAGCCGGTCAAGGTCACGCTGGAGGACGGCACCGAGTTCGTGCTCGACCACGGCGCGGTCGTGATCGCCGCCATCACCTCCTGCACCAACACCTCGAACCCCTCGGTGATGATCGGCGCGGCGCTGCTCGCCAAGAAGGCGGTGGAGAAGGGGCTGGCCCGCAAGCCGTGGGTGAAGACCACCCTGGCGCCCGGCTCGAAGGTGGTCATGGACTACTACGAGCGCGCCGGCCTCACCCCGTACCTGGAGAAGCTCGGCTTCCACCTGGTCGGCTACGGCTGCACCACCTGCATCGGCAACTCCGGCCCGCTGCCGGAGGTGATCAGCAAGGCGGTCAACGAGAATGACCTGGCGGTCGTCTCGGTGCTGTCCGGCAACCGCAACTTCGAGGGCCGGATCAACCCGGACGTGAAGATGAACTACCTCGCGTCCCCGCCGCTGGTGGTCGCCTACGCGCTCACCGGCACCATGGACATCGACATCACGTCCGAGCCGCTGGGCGTCGGAGCCGACGGCAAGCCGGTGTACCTCTCCGACATCTGGCCCTCCAGCCAGGAGATCCAGCAGGTCATCGACTCCTGCGTCGCGTCGGAGATGTTCACCCGCGACTACGCGGACGTCTTCGCGGGCGACGAGCGGTGGCGGTCGCTGCCGACCCCGACCGGTGACACCTTCGAGTGGGACCCGGACTCCACGTACGTGCGCAAGCCCCCGTACTTCGAGGGCATGACGCCGGAGCCGCAGCCGGTCAAGGACATCACCGGCGCGCGGGTGCTGGCCAAGCTGGGCGACTCGGTGACCACCGACCACATCTCGCCCGCCGGCTCCATCAAGCCGGACAGCCCGGCCGGCAAGTACCTGCTCGAGCACGGGGTGGAGCGCAAGGACTTCAACTCCTACGGCTCGCGCCGGGGCAACCACGAGGTGATGATCCGCGGCACCTTCGCCAACATCCGGCTGCGCAACCAGCTGGTGCCGGGTGTCGAGGGCGGCTACACCCGCCACTTCCCGGACGGGGAGCAGACCACGATCTACGACGCGGCCATGCGCTACCAGGCCGAGGGCGTCCCGCTGATCGTGCTGGCCGGCAAGGAGTACGGTTCCGGCTCGTCCCGCGACTGGGCGGCGAAGGGCACCATGCTGCTCGGCGTGAAGGCGGTGCTCGCCGAGTCGTTCGAGCGGATCCACCGCTCCAACCTGATCGGCATGGGCGTGCTGCCGCTGCAGTTCAAGGAGGGCGAGAACGCCGAGACGCTCGGCCTCACCGGCGAGGAGACCTACTCGATCACCGGCGTCGAGGTGCTGAACTCCGGCACCACGCCGCGTGAGGTCACGGTCACCGCGACCACCGGCTCCGGGGATACCAAGGAGTTCACCGCGATCGTGCGGATCGACACGCCGGGCGAGGCGGACTACTACCGCCACGGCGGCATCATGCAGTACGTCCTGCGGTCGCTGCTGCGCGGTTGA
- a CDS encoding SgcJ/EcaC family oxidoreductase, whose amino-acid sequence MPRPDAHTEAELRDVVSRMNESWTRGDADAYAALFTEDSDYVAFDGTRQRGRQANADSHRKLFAGVLKDSRLQGEVESIRLIAPDVAVVHAVGTVLLAWHTRPARRRLSRQTLVLVRENGRWRITAFHNTRVRPVPTEGPMYALATRLFRLRAALANRRAR is encoded by the coding sequence ATGCCCAGGCCCGACGCTCACACGGAGGCCGAGCTGCGGGACGTGGTGTCCCGCATGAACGAGAGCTGGACCCGCGGGGACGCCGACGCCTACGCCGCCCTGTTCACCGAGGACAGCGACTACGTGGCCTTCGACGGCACCCGTCAGCGTGGCCGGCAGGCCAACGCCGACTCGCACCGCAAGCTGTTCGCCGGGGTCCTGAAGGACAGCCGCCTGCAGGGGGAGGTGGAGAGCATCCGCCTGATCGCCCCGGACGTGGCGGTGGTCCACGCCGTCGGCACGGTGCTGCTGGCCTGGCACACGCGGCCCGCCCGGCGGCGGCTGTCCAGGCAGACGCTGGTGCTGGTCCGCGAGAACGGCCGCTGGCGCATCACCGCGTTCCACAACACGCGTGTCCGACCGGTGCCCACCGAGGGGCCGATGTATGCGCTGGCGACCCGGCTGTTCCGGCTGCGCGCCGCGCTCGCGAACCGGCGCGCCCGGTAG
- a CDS encoding LysE family translocator: protein MTVPDIDRLPAFLAAALVLAVIPGPGMLYVFARSVGGGWRAGARSSLGTAVGGAAHVAAAALGISAILATSATAFAVVKYVGAAYLVYLGVRTLLRREEASRPDPAGGPSDRNAFRQGVVTETLNPKTALFFLAFLPHFVDPAAGSVAVQSLVLGLLSVTLNTLADLVVAALAGTLAGRALRTRRRRWPRLVSGSTLVALGGYAAIES from the coding sequence GTGACCGTGCCCGACATCGACCGCCTGCCCGCGTTCCTGGCCGCCGCGCTCGTGCTCGCCGTGATCCCGGGGCCGGGCATGCTGTACGTGTTCGCCCGCAGCGTCGGCGGGGGCTGGCGGGCGGGCGCGCGCAGTTCCCTGGGCACGGCGGTGGGGGGAGCCGCGCACGTGGCTGCGGCGGCTCTCGGCATCTCCGCGATCCTGGCCACCTCCGCGACCGCGTTCGCCGTGGTGAAGTACGTCGGCGCCGCGTACCTGGTCTACCTTGGGGTCCGTACGCTGCTGCGCCGTGAGGAAGCATCGCGGCCGGACCCGGCCGGTGGCCCCTCCGACCGGAACGCGTTCCGGCAGGGCGTGGTGACCGAGACGCTCAACCCCAAGACGGCGCTCTTCTTCCTCGCCTTCCTGCCGCACTTCGTGGATCCGGCGGCCGGCTCGGTCGCCGTCCAGTCCCTCGTGCTGGGGCTCCTCTCCGTGACCCTGAACACGCTGGCCGACCTGGTCGTCGCAGCACTGGCCGGCACGCTGGCCGGGCGCGCACTCCGGACGCGGCGGCGCCGCTGGCCCCGGTTGGTCTCCGGCAGCACCCTCGTGGCCCTCGGCGGGTACGCGGCGATCGAGTCGTAG
- a CDS encoding GNAT family N-acetyltransferase, with amino-acid sequence MAEEQSAHAFPSLAAVRPAPVTPRRELRLPTFEDLDALADLGVEGGHDPGYMPLGVLWTDQPPRRLALALLQYRWSAWGAWQPDDSPGAGLLRDVVGTQGVHGRDFALVATGSWLGRRFQGRGIGTGMRAAVRHPAFAAVAAHAGGQRRLPGGPSSATGRSSARSAATRRLPSGRPRILGTPPDGSGRDPRPGAVPAAVRSPRRRRVPACPVPHARAGTGQR; translated from the coding sequence GTGGCGGAGGAGCAGTCGGCACATGCGTTCCCGTCACTGGCCGCTGTTCGGCCTGCGCCTGTCACGCCCCGCCGCGAACTGCGCCTGCCCACGTTCGAGGACCTGGACGCGCTCGCTGACCTGGGGGTCGAGGGCGGCCACGACCCGGGGTACATGCCGCTCGGCGTGCTGTGGACCGACCAGCCGCCGCGGCGGCTGGCGCTGGCGTTGCTCCAGTACCGCTGGAGCGCGTGGGGCGCCTGGCAACCGGACGACTCGCCTGGAGCTGGCCTGCTCCGCGACGTGGTCGGCACCCAGGGCGTGCACGGCAGGGACTTCGCCCTGGTCGCCACCGGCTCGTGGCTGGGCCGGCGGTTCCAGGGCCGGGGCATCGGCACCGGGATGCGCGCGGCGGTCCGCCACCCCGCCTTCGCCGCGGTCGCCGCGCACGCCGGCGGACAACGCCGCCTCCCTGGCGGTCCAAGCTCGGCTACCGGCCGGTCGAGCGCCAGAAGCGCCGCGACGAGGCGCCTGCCTTCTGGTCGACCGCGAATCCTGGGAACGCCACCGGACGGTTCCGGTCGAGATCCACGGCCTGGAGCCGTGCCTGCCGCTGTTCGGTCTCCAAGACGGCGGCGGGTTCCCGCCTGCCCCGTCCCGCACGCCCGCGCGGGGACCGGCCAGCGCTAA
- a CDS encoding TMEM165/GDT1 family protein: MTAFLVSFGIIFLAELGDKSQLVAMAFAARYRALPVLIGLTAATAVVHLISVFLGAGLGAAIPTRWVTLLAGLAFLGFAAWTWRGDDLDEGDIDRLDRSAKSAVLAASIAFFLAELGDKTMLATVTLATREGLFGTWAGSTLGMVAADALAIVVGMQLGKRLPERVIRIGAGALFALFGLLLAIQALVYG, encoded by the coding sequence GTGACAGCTTTCCTGGTGAGCTTCGGGATCATCTTCCTCGCGGAACTCGGCGACAAGAGCCAACTCGTGGCGATGGCGTTCGCCGCCCGGTACCGGGCGCTCCCCGTCCTCATCGGCCTGACCGCGGCCACCGCCGTCGTCCACCTGATCAGCGTGTTCCTCGGCGCCGGGCTCGGCGCCGCCATCCCCACCCGCTGGGTCACGCTGCTCGCCGGCCTGGCTTTCCTCGGCTTCGCCGCCTGGACCTGGCGCGGCGACGATCTGGACGAAGGAGATATCGACCGGCTCGACCGGTCCGCCAAGTCCGCGGTGCTCGCCGCGTCCATCGCCTTCTTCCTGGCCGAGCTGGGCGACAAGACCATGCTGGCCACGGTCACCCTGGCCACCCGGGAAGGCCTGTTCGGCACCTGGGCCGGGTCGACTCTCGGCATGGTCGCCGCCGACGCGCTCGCCATCGTCGTCGGCATGCAGCTCGGCAAGCGACTGCCGGAGCGGGTGATCCGGATCGGCGCCGGCGCGCTGTTCGCGCTCTTCGGCCTGCTGCTGGCCATCCAGGCCCTCGTGTACGGCTGA